The following nucleotide sequence is from Streptomyces brevispora.
GGCCGTGTGGACCCGTGTGGCGCCGTCAAGCGCCGCGCAGCACCGCACCCGTGCGCTCGTTGGCCAGCGCCACCGCGGCGTCGCGGGCGGCGGTGGCCTCGTCGACGGTCAGCGTGCGGTCCGCGGCACGGAACCGCAGCGCGTACGCCAAGGACTTGCGGCCCCCGCCGATCTGCTCACCCGTGAAGACGTCGAACAGCCGCAGCGATTCGAGGAGTTCACCCGCGCCCTCGCGGAGCGCCTGCTCCACCTCGGCGGCGGGAACGTCCTCGGCGACGACCAGTGCGACGTCCTGGGTCGCCACCGGGAAGGTGGAGATCCGCGGTGCCTGCAGGGCGCCGTCGACGGCCTGCTCCAGTACGTCGAGCTCGACCTCCATCGCGCAGGTGCGCTCGGGCAGGTGGAGCTCCTTGATGACGCGCGGGTGCAGCTCACCGGCGTGTCCCAGGAGCGTCTCCTCGCCGTCGACCCTCACGTACAGCGCGGCGCAGCGGCCCGGGTGCCACGGTGCGTGCTGATCGGCGCGAACGGTGACGGCAACGCCCGCCTCACGGGCGATGGTACGGGCGGCCTCGACGGAGTCCGCCCAGTCGGCCGGGCGGCCCCCGCCCCACCAGCCGGCCTGCTCGCGGGCGCCCGCGAGGACGACGGCGGCTCGGCGCGGCTGACGCGGCAGCGCGGCGTCGAGCGAGGCGATCTCCTCGTCGGAGGGGCGCCGGTCCACGGGCAGCCGGACGGGCTTCGTCTCCTGGCCGGTCGGCCGGAAGACCAGACCGGTCTCGAAGAGCGCGAGGTCGTGGCTGCCGCGTCCGTCGTTGCGCCGCAGTGCGCCGAGGAGGCCCGGCAGCAGCGTGGTGCGCAGCGACGGCTCCTCGTCGGAGAGCGGGTTGACGAGGCGGACCGTACGGCGGCGGTCGTCGTCCGCGTCCAGGCCCAGCTGGTCGAGGACGGCCTCACCGGTGAACGGGTAGCTCAGCGCCTCGACGTAGCCGGCGCCGGCGAGCGCCCGGCCGATCCTGCGGTGCAGCCGCTGGCGGTCGGTGAGCCCGCGGCCGGACGGCGGGGTCGGGAGCGTGGACGGGAGGTTCTCGTAGCCCTCCAGCCGGATGACCTCTTCGGCCAGGTCGTTCGGCTCGTTGAGGTCGGGCCGCCAGGACGGTGCCGTGACGAGCAGTTCGTCCTGTCCGTAGACGGCGCAGCCGACCTCCTGGAGGCGGCGTACGACGGTCTCGCGTCCGTAGCCGACACCGGCCACCTTGTCGGGGTGGTCGGCCGGCATCGAGATGGTGCGCGGCCCGGACGGGGCCGTCACCTCGGTGACGCCCGCCTCGGCCGTGCCACCGGCGAGGAGCACCAGCAGGTCGACGGTGCGCTGTGCCGCCGCGGCCGCGGCCTGCGGGTCGACGCCGCGCTCGAAGCGCTTGGACGCCTCGGAGGACAGCTTGTGGCGGCGTGCGGTGCGGGCGATCGAGATCGCGTCGAAGTGCGCGGCCTCGATGACGACCTCGGTGGTACGGGCGCCTTCGGCGGCGTCCGCGATCTCCGTGTTGGCCCCGCCCATGACGCCGGCCAGACCGATCGGCCCGCGGTTGTCGGTGATGACGAGGTCGGCCGCGTCCAGGACGCGGACGGTGCCGTCGAGGGTGGTGAGCTTCTCGCCCTGCTCGGCGCGGCGCACCCCGATCGGACCGTCGATACGGGTCCGGTCGTAGGCGTGCAGCGGCTGGCCGAGTTCGAGCATCACGTAGTTGGTGACGTCGACCGCGAGCGAGATCGGCCGCATCCCGGCCTTCTGGAGCCGGCGCTGCATCCAGATCGGGGAGCGTGCCTCGGGCTGCAGACCGACCACGGTGCGCGCGGTGAAGCGGGAGCAGCCGATCGGGTCGGCGACCTGTACCGGGTAGCCGTACGCGTTCGGCGCGGGCACGTCCAGGAGCGCCGGGTCGCGCAGCGGCAGGCCGTAGGCGATGGCGGTCTCACGGGCGACACCGCGCATCGAGAGGCAGTAGCCGCGGTCGGGCGTGACGGCGATGTCGAGGACCTCGTCGACGAGCTGGAGCAGCTCGATCGCGTCGGTGGCGACCTCGTGCTCCGGCGGCAGCACGATGATGCCGTGGGTGCCGTCGTCGCCCATGCCGAGCTCGTCGGT
It contains:
- the pheT gene encoding phenylalanine--tRNA ligase subunit beta, whose protein sequence is MRVPLSWLREYVDLPPTETGRDVQAKLVAVGLEVETVEQIGAGLKGPLVVGQVLTIEELEGFKKPIRFCTVDVGTANGTGEPQEIVCGARNFAVGDKVVVVLPGAVLPGDFAIAARKTYGKTSHGMICSTDELGMGDDGTHGIIVLPPEHEVATDAIELLQLVDEVLDIAVTPDRGYCLSMRGVARETAIAYGLPLRDPALLDVPAPNAYGYPVQVADPIGCSRFTARTVVGLQPEARSPIWMQRRLQKAGMRPISLAVDVTNYVMLELGQPLHAYDRTRIDGPIGVRRAEQGEKLTTLDGTVRVLDAADLVITDNRGPIGLAGVMGGANTEIADAAEGARTTEVVIEAAHFDAISIARTARRHKLSSEASKRFERGVDPQAAAAAAQRTVDLLVLLAGGTAEAGVTEVTAPSGPRTISMPADHPDKVAGVGYGRETVVRRLQEVGCAVYGQDELLVTAPSWRPDLNEPNDLAEEVIRLEGYENLPSTLPTPPSGRGLTDRQRLHRRIGRALAGAGYVEALSYPFTGEAVLDQLGLDADDDRRRTVRLVNPLSDEEPSLRTTLLPGLLGALRRNDGRGSHDLALFETGLVFRPTGQETKPVRLPVDRRPSDEEIASLDAALPRQPRRAAVVLAGAREQAGWWGGGRPADWADSVEAARTIAREAGVAVTVRADQHAPWHPGRCAALYVRVDGEETLLGHAGELHPRVIKELHLPERTCAMEVELDVLEQAVDGALQAPRISTFPVATQDVALVVAEDVPAAEVEQALREGAGELLESLRLFDVFTGEQIGGGRKSLAYALRFRAADRTLTVDEATAARDAAVALANERTGAVLRGA